The following are from one region of the Mesorhizobium sp. B4-1-4 genome:
- a CDS encoding TetR/AcrR family transcriptional regulator, with the protein MRARRTNSREKILAAAADVARESGPGSLSLEAVASRAGVSKGGLLYNFPTKAKLMQGLVEGYLREFEQALEAANSNDNGENPLAVYIRLSANDCEEKQPSASWIFSAIAEDPDFMTPIKTFKRQLFERLKGETNDLRSLLVCYLAIEGLRSMNLFDSDVLSKDERELLVSSLLEIAK; encoded by the coding sequence ATGAGAGCCCGAAGAACGAATTCGCGCGAGAAAATTCTCGCCGCGGCGGCTGACGTGGCACGGGAGTCCGGCCCCGGAAGCCTGTCGCTGGAAGCCGTCGCCAGCCGCGCCGGTGTATCGAAAGGCGGGCTGCTCTACAATTTCCCAACCAAGGCCAAACTGATGCAAGGGCTGGTCGAGGGCTATCTGCGTGAATTCGAGCAAGCGCTGGAGGCAGCCAACAGCAACGACAATGGCGAAAACCCGCTCGCCGTCTACATCAGGCTGTCGGCCAATGATTGCGAGGAAAAGCAGCCCTCGGCCTCCTGGATCTTTTCGGCGATCGCCGAGGATCCCGATTTCATGACGCCGATAAAGACATTCAAGCGGCAGCTCTTCGAACGGCTGAAGGGCGAGACGAACGACCTCAGATCGCTGCTGGTCTGCTATCTCGCCATCGAGGGGCTGCGCAGCATGAACCTCTTCGATTCCGATGTGCTGTCGAAAGACGAACGCGAGCTGCTGGTATCTTCGCTGCTGGAAATCGCCAAATAG
- a CDS encoding Lrp/AsnC family transcriptional regulator: MRELDAKDRDILAILSKEARIPLKTLAGRIGLSRSATSERVASLEKSGVIRGYRADIGQMDKGLVCAFLLVTLIRTPSIGILDQLARYPEVRRVSSVSGQLDLVVEVEVPSIDRLNTVRDLIATLGGVEDLTTAIVLRRDIERAVE, from the coding sequence ATGAGGGAACTGGACGCCAAGGATCGGGACATTCTGGCCATCCTGTCGAAGGAGGCCCGCATCCCGCTGAAGACGCTTGCCGGGCGCATCGGTCTGTCGCGCAGCGCGACGAGCGAGCGGGTGGCGTCGCTGGAGAAGAGCGGCGTTATCAGGGGTTACCGGGCCGATATCGGTCAGATGGACAAAGGCCTGGTCTGCGCCTTCCTGCTGGTCACGCTGATCCGCACGCCCTCCATCGGCATTCTCGACCAGCTGGCGCGCTATCCGGAAGTGCGGCGGGTGTCATCGGTGAGCGGCCAGCTCGATCTCGTCGTCGAGGTCGAGGTGCCGTCGATCGACAGGCTGAATACGGTGCGGGACCTCATTGCCACGCTCGGCGGCGTCGAGGACCTGACGACCGCGATTGTCCTGCGCAGGGATATCGAACGCGCCGTGGAGTGA
- a CDS encoding efflux RND transporter periplasmic adaptor subunit, with translation MFKRILRIVIVFLVLLVLVVVVGGIVGFNFLRDNGIKQYFATMKPPAATVSTTIAKPSSWTPGVEAIGTVRAVRGVDLTVETTGIVKEILFHANQKVDDNAVLLQLDDAVERADLEAQKAQAVSDQAAFTRAIELQRRGVGTDATLDAARAAASASASQVNRLQAVLDQKQLTAPFAGTAGIPKIDIGQYLAPGTAVVTLQDLDTMRVDFSVPEQQLPLLKIGQTVRLGLGGGGDMPFAGAIRGIDPKIDPSSRLVNIRAEVANPDGKLTPGQFVRVRVELPEEQNVLVLPQTALTTSLYGDYIFVVQPAKPAAAAPTQPAKPEQKPAAAATDKPADSKPVDSKAADAKPADAMKPAADASKAADAAKPEKPAADPAKPALVLSQVFVKPGRRNQGMVEIVEGLKAGDEVVTAGQNRLFNGMSVNVDNTVDPTKSANKQADQQ, from the coding sequence TTGTTCAAGCGCATACTTCGTATCGTCATCGTCTTCCTGGTTCTGCTCGTCCTCGTGGTCGTGGTCGGTGGCATTGTCGGCTTCAACTTCCTGCGCGACAACGGCATCAAGCAGTATTTCGCCACGATGAAGCCGCCGGCGGCGACCGTATCGACGACCATCGCCAAGCCGTCGAGCTGGACGCCGGGCGTCGAGGCGATCGGCACGGTGAGAGCCGTGCGCGGTGTGGACCTGACGGTCGAGACCACGGGCATCGTCAAGGAAATCCTCTTCCACGCCAACCAGAAGGTGGACGACAACGCCGTCCTGCTGCAGCTCGACGACGCCGTCGAGCGCGCCGATCTCGAGGCGCAGAAAGCGCAGGCCGTATCCGACCAGGCTGCCTTCACGCGCGCCATCGAATTGCAGCGGCGCGGCGTCGGCACCGACGCGACGCTGGATGCCGCGCGGGCGGCCGCAAGCGCATCCGCTTCGCAAGTCAACAGATTGCAGGCCGTGCTCGACCAGAAGCAGCTGACCGCGCCTTTCGCCGGCACGGCCGGTATTCCCAAGATTGACATCGGCCAGTATCTGGCGCCCGGCACCGCGGTGGTGACGCTGCAGGATCTCGATACTATGCGGGTCGATTTCTCTGTCCCCGAACAGCAGCTCCCTCTGCTCAAGATCGGCCAGACGGTTCGGCTGGGCCTCGGCGGCGGTGGAGACATGCCCTTCGCGGGCGCCATTCGCGGCATCGATCCCAAGATCGACCCGTCCAGCCGGCTGGTGAACATTCGGGCGGAGGTCGCCAATCCCGATGGCAAGCTGACCCCGGGCCAGTTCGTGCGGGTGCGTGTCGAACTGCCCGAGGAGCAGAACGTGCTGGTGCTGCCGCAGACGGCACTGACCACCAGCCTTTATGGCGACTACATCTTCGTGGTGCAGCCGGCGAAGCCCGCCGCAGCCGCACCCACGCAGCCTGCCAAGCCGGAGCAAAAGCCCGCGGCAGCCGCCACCGACAAGCCTGCGGACAGCAAGCCGGTGGACAGCAAGGCGGCGGATGCCAAGCCGGCGGATGCGATGAAACCGGCGGCCGATGCAAGCAAGGCGGCCGACGCGGCGAAGCCCGAAAAGCCGGCCGCGGACCCGGCCAAGCCCGCGCTGGTGCTGTCGCAGGTCTTCGTCAAGCCCGGCCGCCGCAATCAAGGCATGGTCGAGATCGTCGAAGGGCTGAAGGCCGGCGACGAGGTTGTCACCGCGGGCCAGAACCGCCTCTTCAACGGCATGTCCGTCAACGTCGACAACACGGTCGACCCGACCAAATCGGCAAACAAGCAGGCCGACCAGCAATGA
- a CDS encoding aminotransferase class III-fold pyridoxal phosphate-dependent enzyme — protein MTNVSHPAPQFSPGEAVDLATRHFGIAGSVTPLDSERDQNFKLAAPDRSLWILKIVNASEPLAESEFQTALFDHLERNSPDLAVPHLRKTAEGASLAHARGTGGEDHAVRMVSWLAGQPLAESQTTPALLESLGGALGRLDRALQGFIHPGALRSFDWDIRQAGRARQRLDHIGDDRDRALVERFLDHFDAEVAPRLPALRAQVIHNDANDWNVLVDPEKPERVAGLIDFGDALHSALIAEVAVACAYAILDAEDPIGAAARLAAGFHAEYPLREEELDLLFDLIAMRLVTSVTLSAARKERTADNPYLSISEAPAWRLLNRLGRMNRRFATAILRHACGFEAAPGARAVTGWIAANRAHLAPILDRHPATLAKALVPYGDPRNPMTVTSAAQQPDKATAWWDAYCAEHGIALGIGPWGEARTVYTSDIFESRFVEGARRANHLGLDLFMPAGTRLYTPLAATVRSVEIEEDPLGYGCLVALEHAPPGCPPFITLWGHMAQEAGRRLKAGDRLEAGALVGEMGLPAENGGWVPHLHFQISTDTSLAARDILGVGEERYLDVWKELFPDAAELAGIPPETFRQSGRSRPEIVAARKASLLPNLSISYSEPIKFVRGEGAWLIDDRGRAYLDCFNNVCHLGHAHPDVVDAIARQAAKLNTNTRYLHDAIVTYAERLTATLPAGLSVASFACSGSEANSLMLRMARTHTGRSEAIVLDWAYHGTTQELIDLSPYKYKRKGGKGRPAHVFEAAIPDSYRAPVEWPDDEHAKRFAESVAEQIADMARQGRALGLFLAESIPSVAGQVFLPDGYLKEVYAMVRAAGGICVADEVQVGFGRVGSHWWAFETQGVTPDIVTMGKPIGNGHPMAAVVTTAEIAASFNNGMEYFNTFGGNPVSCAAGLAVLDVIERDGLRRNAQEIGCYLMARFKALQDRYEIIGDVRGQGLFLGIELVEDRKSKAPATALARRINDGVRARGVLIGTEGPHDNVLKMRPPMIFSRANADHLVGVLDETLAAVLAQEA, from the coding sequence ATGACCAACGTCTCTCACCCAGCACCTCAATTCTCGCCAGGCGAGGCGGTCGATCTCGCCACGCGGCACTTCGGTATTGCCGGCAGCGTCACGCCGCTCGATAGCGAGCGCGACCAGAATTTCAAGCTGGCTGCTCCCGACCGCTCGCTGTGGATCCTGAAAATCGTCAACGCCAGCGAGCCGCTGGCCGAGAGCGAATTCCAGACGGCATTGTTCGACCACCTCGAGCGCAACAGTCCGGATCTCGCCGTACCGCATCTCAGGAAGACGGCTGAGGGCGCCTCGCTCGCGCATGCCAGGGGCACCGGCGGCGAAGATCATGCCGTGCGCATGGTGTCATGGCTCGCCGGACAGCCGCTGGCAGAGAGCCAGACCACGCCGGCGCTGCTTGAAAGCCTCGGCGGTGCGCTTGGCCGGCTTGACCGCGCCCTGCAGGGCTTCATTCATCCCGGCGCGCTGCGCTCGTTCGACTGGGACATTCGCCAGGCCGGTCGCGCGCGGCAGCGCCTTGACCACATCGGTGATGACCGGGACCGCGCCTTGGTGGAGCGGTTCCTCGATCATTTCGACGCCGAGGTGGCGCCGCGCCTGCCGGCATTGCGGGCACAGGTGATCCACAACGACGCCAATGACTGGAACGTGCTCGTCGATCCCGAAAAGCCCGAGCGTGTCGCCGGGCTGATCGATTTCGGCGATGCCTTGCACAGCGCGCTGATCGCCGAGGTCGCCGTCGCCTGCGCCTATGCCATCCTCGATGCCGAGGATCCGATTGGCGCGGCCGCACGGTTGGCCGCCGGCTTCCACGCCGAGTATCCGCTGCGCGAAGAGGAACTCGACCTGCTCTTCGACCTCATCGCGATGCGTCTCGTCACCTCGGTGACGCTGTCGGCGGCGCGCAAGGAGCGGACTGCCGACAATCCTTACCTGTCGATCTCGGAAGCGCCGGCCTGGCGGCTGCTCAATCGTCTGGGCAGGATGAACCGGCGCTTCGCCACGGCGATCCTGCGCCACGCCTGCGGCTTCGAAGCCGCTCCCGGAGCCCGCGCCGTCACAGGTTGGATCGCGGCAAACCGCGCGCATCTTGCGCCAATCCTCGACCGCCATCCGGCGACGCTTGCCAAGGCGCTTGTGCCCTACGGCGATCCGCGAAATCCGATGACGGTGACATCGGCCGCGCAACAGCCCGACAAGGCGACAGCATGGTGGGATGCCTATTGCGCCGAGCATGGCATTGCGCTCGGCATCGGTCCGTGGGGGGAGGCCCGCACGGTCTATACCAGCGACATCTTCGAGTCGCGTTTCGTGGAAGGCGCGCGGCGCGCCAACCATCTCGGCCTGGACCTTTTCATGCCGGCGGGCACAAGGCTTTACACGCCGCTCGCCGCCACGGTCAGAAGCGTCGAGATCGAGGAGGATCCACTCGGCTATGGCTGCCTGGTGGCGCTGGAGCATGCGCCGCCGGGCTGCCCGCCCTTCATCACCCTTTGGGGCCACATGGCGCAGGAGGCTGGACGGCGGCTGAAGGCCGGCGACCGCCTGGAAGCGGGCGCGCTTGTCGGCGAGATGGGCCTACCTGCGGAAAATGGCGGCTGGGTGCCGCATCTGCATTTCCAGATATCGACGGATACCAGTCTTGCCGCACGCGACATCCTTGGGGTGGGTGAAGAGCGCTATCTCGACGTGTGGAAGGAACTGTTTCCGGATGCCGCCGAACTCGCCGGCATTCCGCCCGAAACCTTCCGGCAGAGTGGCCGGTCACGCCCGGAGATCGTTGCCGCGCGCAAGGCGTCGCTGCTGCCCAATCTCTCCATCTCCTATTCCGAGCCGATCAAGTTCGTGCGCGGCGAAGGCGCCTGGCTGATCGACGATCGCGGCCGCGCCTATCTCGACTGCTTCAACAATGTCTGTCATCTCGGCCATGCCCATCCTGACGTGGTGGACGCGATCGCGAGGCAGGCGGCAAAGCTCAACACCAACACACGCTACCTGCACGACGCGATCGTCACCTATGCGGAGCGGCTGACGGCGACGTTGCCGGCCGGGCTCTCGGTGGCGTCCTTCGCCTGTTCGGGCAGCGAGGCCAACAGCCTGATGCTGCGCATGGCGCGCACCCATACCGGCCGCAGCGAGGCGATCGTGCTCGACTGGGCCTATCACGGCACGACGCAGGAGCTGATCGACCTCAGCCCCTACAAATACAAGCGCAAGGGCGGCAAGGGGCGCCCGGCGCATGTGTTCGAGGCGGCCATTCCAGACAGCTACCGTGCACCGGTCGAATGGCCTGATGACGAGCATGCGAAGCGTTTTGCCGAAAGCGTCGCCGAGCAGATCGCCGACATGGCGAGGCAAGGCCGCGCGCTCGGCCTGTTCCTGGCGGAATCGATCCCCAGCGTTGCCGGCCAGGTGTTCCTGCCCGACGGCTATCTCAAGGAAGTTTACGCGATGGTGCGCGCCGCCGGCGGCATCTGCGTCGCCGACGAGGTGCAGGTCGGCTTTGGCCGCGTCGGCAGCCATTGGTGGGCTTTCGAAACCCAGGGGGTAACGCCAGACATCGTCACCATGGGCAAGCCGATCGGCAACGGCCACCCGATGGCGGCCGTGGTGACCACCGCCGAGATCGCCGCCTCGTTCAACAACGGCATGGAGTATTTCAACACTTTCGGCGGCAATCCGGTGTCCTGCGCGGCAGGGTTAGCGGTGCTCGACGTCATCGAGCGCGATGGGCTGAGGCGCAATGCGCAGGAGATCGGCTGTTATCTCATGGCGCGCTTCAAGGCCTTGCAGGATCGTTACGAGATCATCGGCGACGTGCGCGGCCAGGGGCTCTTCCTCGGCATCGAACTGGTCGAGGACCGCAAGAGCAAGGCGCCGGCGACAGCTCTTGCCCGCCGCATCAATGACGGCGTTCGGGCACGCGGCGTGCTGATCGGCACCGAGGGACCGCATGACAATGTCCTGAAGATGCGCCCGCCGATGATCTTCAGCCGGGCCAATGCCGATCATCTTGTCGGCGTTCTCGACGAGACGCTGGCGGCGGTTCTGGCGCAAGAGGCTTAG